TTAACGAACGAATCGGTAAGCCGGCGGAAGTACACGCCTGAGCAAAAGGTTCAGTTCTTCCAAGCCCTTGATCGCCTGGGCAGTGTCACCGCCGCAGCTTTGGAGCTCGGGCTGAATAGGATGACTTGTTACCAGTGGTGCCGGAAGGCCGGCATCCGGAACGAGCAGGCCCTCCGGATGCGATACACGCCAAGACAGAAGGAAGAGTTCTTCTTGGTCCTTCGGCGCGTGGAGAGTGTGACTCTGGCCGCCGCCGAACTTGGTTTGAACGTCAATACCTGCCACCGTTGGGCTGGAGAAGCGGGAATTTCCAGCAAGGCCCCAGGATCGGGCCGGCGGGAGAAATTCCTCCAGTTGCGTGGGATCGGGATGAGCCGAAGCGAAGCCATCTCCGCCGTGGGCGTCAATCCCAAGACCGCCCGGGAGTGGGAGCGCGGGATCCGGAAGTCCGGCGGGCGACGCATTTATCCTGATGGGCGCGTAGTCGACTACAAACGTGGTGTGACCACCATGACCTCTTCGACCGGCATAACCGAAACGGCGCTGGTGCCGGTCGCGGCCTTAGAGAAGCCCATCGACCCGCGATACCTCAATGTTCAGGAACGGGAACTGATCCGGGATCTGCAAGCGGCGGGATCCTCGCTCAGGGCGATAGCCCATATCCTGGGCCGATCGCCCTCAACAGTCAGCCGCGAGTTGGCTCGAAATACTGATCCCCACATGGGCTATCTGCCCCACGGGGCACACCGGCGAGCCTTGCTCCGGCGGGCACGTCCCAAGACCGCCAAACTGGTCGATGAATCGGAGTTGCGGGACTATGTCAAGGACAAGCTGCTCATACGCTGGTCTCCGGAACAGATCAGCAACACGCTGATCGAAGAGTTCCCCAACAACCCGGAGATGCGCGTGAGCCCAGAAACCATTTATCAAGCCCTCTACATCCAGGCCAGGGGCGGACTCAAACGCGAAGTACAGGCAGCGCTGCGCACCGGACGGAGCCGCCGCAAACCACACACGACCGGCGAACAACGCACACCACGGTTCGTGGACCCTATGGTCATGATCTCCGAGCGTCCACCCGAAATCGAAGACCGCGCCGTACCGGGCCATTGGGAGGGCGACCTCATTACCGGCGCCAATAACCAGTCCGCGATCGCGACGCTGGTCGAACGCACCACCCGCTACGTCATGCTCGTCCACCTCCCCGGCGACCACACCGCCGGAACCGTCCGGGACGGCCTCATAAAAACCATGGCCACCCTACCGGCCCACCTACGCGGATCCCTGACCTGGGACCAGGGCTCGGAAATGGCCGCCCACAAATCCTTCACCCTCGCCACCGACATGCAGGTCTACTTCTGCGACCCTGCCAGCCCCTGGCAACGCGGCTCAAACGAAAACACCAACGGACTGCTGCGCCAATACTTCCCCAAAGGCACCGACCTGTCCGTCTACGGACCCGAAGACCTCGAACACGTCGCCCAGGAACTCAACGGCCGCCCACGTAAAACGCTCGGCTGGAAGACTCCAGCCGAGCGTTTACGTGATCTACTTCTAACCACCTAACCAGCAGGTGTTGCAACGACCCCTAGAAACCGCCCAACAAGGGTGAAAATTCGGTAGAGTCTGCCTCAATGCGACCCCAGAGCAGGAAGGCACTCACCGGAATATGAGCCAGGACAACACCCCACCACGTGACGGTTCACCACGCGAACAGGGCGAGGACGCGGTGGACCCGAATGCGCCGGGCCAGGAACCTCCCGCCGCACCGTGGGCCCCGCCTTCCGGTCTGCAGCCCGATCCAGCACCCGAAATGGATCCCGACTTCGTGCCCAATCCCGGCGAACAGCCGGACCCCGCGGCCCCGCCGACGGACGGCCAGCAGCCCAGCTACCCCAGTGCGTATCCGGGGCAGCAACCGAATGGGTCCGAAGAGTGGCAGCCCGAGCAGCACGGTGACCCGGTCAAGCGGCAGCGGCTGGTCATTGGCGGGATCGTCGTAGGTGTCCTGGTGCTTATCGGCGTGGTGATCTGGGTGCTGCTCAACCTGCTTGGCACGCGCCCGGAAGCGGCAACCCCCAGCCCCAGTGCCACAGCAACACCCGGCCCACTCCCCCGTGATGCCGAGGCCAAGGACTTCCAAGTGGGAGACTGCTTTGCCGACTTCGACCCCAATGCAGCCAAAGCACGGGCCGTGGCGTGTGATACCGAGCACTCGGCCCAACTTGGCGCTGTTTTCACCTACGCCGGCGACGAGTCGTTCCCCGGAACCAATGCGTTGCGTGACAAGGGCCGGGAAGTGTGCCGGACAGTGAAGCTCAACAAGGCGGCCGACAACTACGTGCTGCTTCAGCAGAACGTCTACCCAAGCACCACCAGCTGGGATCGTGGCGACCGCCGCGTTGATTGCTTCATCGTGGTGGATTCCGGCAACACCATCAAGGAAGACCTCCTCGAAAAGTAGCTGCCGGGTCCCCTACTTCCTGCGGACCGTCAGGCCGGCACCCACCGGCATGCCGCCGTCGGCCCCTGCCATGGCTTCCAGCCCCTCAACGGTGAGCTCGTCCAGGTCCGCGGCAGTGTCCACCAGCACGGTGTCACCATCGCTGATCTCCCCTGCAAGGATCTCCTTGGCGAGCCGGTCACCGATCTCGCGCTGGACAAGCCTGCGGAGCGGGCGTGCGCCGTACGCGGGGTCGTAGCCGGACATAGCCAACCACGCACGTGCGCCGTCGGTGACCTCCAGGCTGAGGCGGCGATCGCGAAGGCGCTTGCCCAGCTCTGCCACATGCAGCTCAACAATCCGGGCCAGTTCCTCAACGGACAGCGGATCGAACAGGACGATCTCATCCAGGCGGTTCAGGAACTCAGGCTTGAAGGATGCCTGCACGACGGCCATGACCGCTTCCCGCTTGGCCCTTGCGTCCAATGACTGGTCCACCAGGAACTGGCTTCCGGAGTTGGACGTCAGCACCAGGATGGTGTTGCGGAAGTCCACGGTGCGGCCTTGGCCGTCGGTGAGGCGACCGTCGTCGAGCACCTGCAGGAGGATGTCGAAGACCTCGGGGTGGGCCTTCTCCACTTCGTCCAGCAGCACCACCGAGTACGGGCGGCGGCGAACAGCCTCGGTCAGCTGGCCGCCTTCCTCGTAGCCCACGTATCCCGGAGGGGCACCCACCAGCCGTGCAACGGCATGCTTCTCGCTGTACTCGGACATGTCGATCCGGATCATGGCGCGCTCATCATCAAAGAGGAAGTCTGCCAGCGCTTTGGCCAGCTCCGTCTTACCGACGCCGGTGGGGCCCAGGAACAGGAACGAACCCGTGGGCCGGTTGGGATCGCTGATGCCGGCACGGGCCCGGCGGACGGCGTCAGACACGGCCTGCACAGCCTTGCTTTGGCCGATCAGGCGCTTCCCGAGTTCCTCTTCCATGTGGAGGAGCTTCTGCGATTCCCCTTGGAGCATGCGCCCTGCCGGGATGCCCGTCCACGCAGAAATGACCTCGGCAATATCGTCCGCGGTCACGTCCTCGGCCACCATGAGTTCGGGCTTGTTGTCGGCACTGGTGCGGGCTTCCTCTTCGGCCGCAGCACTCAGCTCCCGTTCCAGGGCGGGCAGCTCTCCGTAGAGAATGCGCGACGCCGACTCCAGGTCGCCTTCACGCTGCGACTTGTCCGCGGCGGAACGGAGCTCGTCGATCTTCGCTTTGAGGTCACCAACGCGGTTCAGGCCCGCCTTCTCGGCCTCCCAGCGGGCATTGAGGGCGCTGAGCTCTTCCTTCTTGTCAGCCATGTCGGCACGCAAGGCCGCAAGGCGTTCAACCGATGCGGGATCGGTCTCGTTCTGGAGGGCCAACTCCTCCATGGTCAAACGGTCGACGGCGCGGCGGAGCTGGTCGATCTCTTCCGGCGCGGAATCGATCTCCATGCGGAGCCGGGACGCGGCCTCGTCCACGAGGTCGATTGCCTTGTCTGGCAGCTGCCTGCCCGAGATGTAGCGGTTGGACAGGGTGGCCGCAGCCACGAGTGCGGAGTCGGCGATGGCTACCTTGTGGTGCGCCTCGTAGCGTTCCTTCAAGCCACGAAGAATGCCGATAGTGTCCTCGACGCTGGGCTCACCGACGTAGACCTGCTGGAAGCGGCGTTCCAAGGCCGGGTCCTTCTCGATGTTCTCGCGATACTCATCCAGGGTGGTTGCACCAATCAGGCGCAGTTCCCCACGGGCAAGCATGGGCTTAAGCATGTTGCCGGCGTCCATGGCACTCTCGCCAGTAGCCCCGGCACCTACGACTGTGTGGATTTCGTCGATGAACGTGACGATCTGGCCGTTGGAGTTCTTGATTTCCTCCAGGACAGCCTTCAGCCGCTCCTCGAACTCGCCACGGTACTTGGCCCCGGCCACCATGGAAGCGAGGTCCAGTGCGATCAGGGTCTTGCCGCGCAGGCTTTCCGGGACGTCACCGGCCACCATGCGTTGGGCCAGGCCCTCCACGACCGCCGTCTTACCGACACCGGGCTCGCCGATCAGCACCGGGTTGTTCTTGGTGCGGCGGCTCAGGACCTGGATGACGCGGCGTATCTCGCTGTCGCGCCCAATGACCGGATCCAGCTTGCCGGATCGTGCCACTGCCGTGAGGTCGGTGCCGAACTTCTCCAAGGCCTGGAACGTGTTTTCCGGGTCCGGTGAATTGACGTTCCTATCGCCACGGACACCCGGCAGGGCGGCGAGCAGCGCCTCATGGGAGGCGCCGGCGTCGCGCAGTAATTTCCCGACGGCGTCACTTCCGGCCGAGAGCCCCAGCAGCAAGTGCTCGGTTGAGACAAAGGAGTCACCGAGTTTGTCGGCCTCGCCTTGGGCGGCCTGGATGGCCTGCATGGACTGGCGGGACAATTGCGCTTGCTGGACCGAGCTGCCCGACGACGACGGCAGCGCCTTGATGGCAGAGCTTGCCTGGACGCTGACGGCATCCGGGTCCGCGCCCGTGGCACGCAGGAGCGCCACTGCGACGCCTTCGCGCTGGTCCATGAGTGCTTTAAGCAAGTGTGCGGGCTCGAGCTGCGGATTGCCCGCGGTTGAAGCGTTCATGGCGGCCGCAGAAAGGGCCTCCTGGCTTTTGGTAGTGAATTTGACGTCCAAAGAGTGCACCCTTTCTGGTGAGACCGATTCTTTCAAGTTGAGTCTACTACGCTCAACTTTGAAATATGGGGCCTTGTGTTCCATGTTTGCCCACGGCGAAACCAGTGTCCAGAGCCGTCGGGTTCGGAGGCGCTTAGGCTGGGGGCATGGACACTATCTCCAGCGCGGAGGAACTCGAAGAACTCATTGGACGCCCCTTGGATCGCGTGCGGAAGAAGGTGCGACAGCAGCTCAGCGCTTTCGACCGGCAATGGCTCGCCGCGAGCCCCTTCTGCGTGATCTCCACTACCGATGCCCAGGGCCGCGTGGATGCCTCACCCAAGGGCGACCCCGCCGGCTTCATCCACGTCCTGGACGACACCACCATCGCCATCCCCGAACGACCGGGCAACAAGCTCGCCTTCGGCTTCCACAACATCCTGGAGAACCCCAACGTCGGCATCCTTTCTGTCGTCCCGGGGCGCACCGACACCTTGCGGATCAACGGGACCGCGCGCATCGTCAGCGACGCAGACTTCTTTGAACACATGGTGGTCAAGGGGCACCGCCCACGGGCCGCCGTCGTGGTGACCGTGGAGGAAGTGTTCACGCACTGCGGCAAGGCATTCATGCGCAGCGGACTCTGGCAGCCGGAAACCTGGGAAACCGGAGATTTGCCGAGCATTGCCGTGCTCGCGAAGACCTACACCCAACCCGAAGCCCCGCTGGAGGAACTGGAGTCCTACTACGGACCCTCCTATGCAGAGGGAATGTACCGGGACTGACCCGTCACGCC
This Paenarthrobacter sp. GOM3 DNA region includes the following protein-coding sequences:
- a CDS encoding IS30 family transposase; this encodes MSRSEAISAVGVNPKTAREWERGIRKSGGRRIYPDGRVVDYKRGVTTMTSSTGITETALVPVAALEKPIDPRYLNVQERELIRDLQAAGSSLRAIAHILGRSPSTVSRELARNTDPHMGYLPHGAHRRALLRRARPKTAKLVDESELRDYVKDKLLIRWSPEQISNTLIEEFPNNPEMRVSPETIYQALYIQARGGLKREVQAALRTGRSRRKPHTTGEQRTPRFVDPMVMISERPPEIEDRAVPGHWEGDLITGANNQSAIATLVERTTRYVMLVHLPGDHTAGTVRDGLIKTMATLPAHLRGSLTWDQGSEMAAHKSFTLATDMQVYFCDPASPWQRGSNENTNGLLRQYFPKGTDLSVYGPEDLEHVAQELNGRPRKTLGWKTPAERLRDLLLTT
- a CDS encoding septum formation family protein; amino-acid sequence: MSQDNTPPRDGSPREQGEDAVDPNAPGQEPPAAPWAPPSGLQPDPAPEMDPDFVPNPGEQPDPAAPPTDGQQPSYPSAYPGQQPNGSEEWQPEQHGDPVKRQRLVIGGIVVGVLVLIGVVIWVLLNLLGTRPEAATPSPSATATPGPLPRDAEAKDFQVGDCFADFDPNAAKARAVACDTEHSAQLGAVFTYAGDESFPGTNALRDKGREVCRTVKLNKAADNYVLLQQNVYPSTTSWDRGDRRVDCFIVVDSGNTIKEDLLEK
- the clpB gene encoding ATP-dependent chaperone ClpB; its protein translation is MDVKFTTKSQEALSAAAMNASTAGNPQLEPAHLLKALMDQREGVAVALLRATGADPDAVSVQASSAIKALPSSSGSSVQQAQLSRQSMQAIQAAQGEADKLGDSFVSTEHLLLGLSAGSDAVGKLLRDAGASHEALLAALPGVRGDRNVNSPDPENTFQALEKFGTDLTAVARSGKLDPVIGRDSEIRRVIQVLSRRTKNNPVLIGEPGVGKTAVVEGLAQRMVAGDVPESLRGKTLIALDLASMVAGAKYRGEFEERLKAVLEEIKNSNGQIVTFIDEIHTVVGAGATGESAMDAGNMLKPMLARGELRLIGATTLDEYRENIEKDPALERRFQQVYVGEPSVEDTIGILRGLKERYEAHHKVAIADSALVAAATLSNRYISGRQLPDKAIDLVDEAASRLRMEIDSAPEEIDQLRRAVDRLTMEELALQNETDPASVERLAALRADMADKKEELSALNARWEAEKAGLNRVGDLKAKIDELRSAADKSQREGDLESASRILYGELPALERELSAAAEEEARTSADNKPELMVAEDVTADDIAEVISAWTGIPAGRMLQGESQKLLHMEEELGKRLIGQSKAVQAVSDAVRRARAGISDPNRPTGSFLFLGPTGVGKTELAKALADFLFDDERAMIRIDMSEYSEKHAVARLVGAPPGYVGYEEGGQLTEAVRRRPYSVVLLDEVEKAHPEVFDILLQVLDDGRLTDGQGRTVDFRNTILVLTSNSGSQFLVDQSLDARAKREAVMAVVQASFKPEFLNRLDEIVLFDPLSVEELARIVELHVAELGKRLRDRRLSLEVTDGARAWLAMSGYDPAYGARPLRRLVQREIGDRLAKEILAGEISDGDTVLVDTAADLDELTVEGLEAMAGADGGMPVGAGLTVRRK
- a CDS encoding MSMEG_1061 family FMN-dependent PPOX-type flavoprotein, which produces MDTISSAEELEELIGRPLDRVRKKVRQQLSAFDRQWLAASPFCVISTTDAQGRVDASPKGDPAGFIHVLDDTTIAIPERPGNKLAFGFHNILENPNVGILSVVPGRTDTLRINGTARIVSDADFFEHMVVKGHRPRAAVVVTVEEVFTHCGKAFMRSGLWQPETWETGDLPSIAVLAKTYTQPEAPLEELESYYGPSYAEGMYRD